One segment of Anastrepha obliqua isolate idAnaObli1 chromosome 3, idAnaObli1_1.0, whole genome shotgun sequence DNA contains the following:
- the LOC129241035 gene encoding EEF1A lysine methyltransferase 2, whose protein sequence is MSVDELNGSELGTKEYWDCSYGREIKNYKNHGDVGEIWFDEDSQIRVVNWILKQDNISTDVKIVDVGCGNGMILIELAREGYTDLLGVDYSQNAIELAREIAKDQELNIRYKVADLLNTELCLQEIGTFGIVHDKGTYDAISLCPDNPKEKREAYLRTIQKIMDKNSVFIITSCNWTEDELLISFGDMFLKKCTIPTPSFKFGGKVGSVVTSIVFTKK, encoded by the coding sequence aTGTCTGTAGATGAGCTAAATGGCTCCGAACTGGGTACAAAGGAATATTGGGACTGCAGCTATGgtcgtgaaataaaaaattacaaaaaccatggcGATGTTGGAGAAATATGGTTTGATGAAGATTCTCAAATTCGAGTAGTGAACTGGATACTTAAGCAAGACAATATCTCCACAGATGTAAAAATCGTTGACGTGGGCTGTGGCAATGGcatgattttaattgaattggccCGAGAGGGGTATACTGATTTACTTGGAGTAGACTACTCCCAAAATGCGATTGAATTAGCTAGAGAAATTGCTAAGGATCAAGAGTTAAACATCCGTTATAAAGTCGCCGATTTGTTGAATACAGAATTATGTCTGCAAGAAATAGGTACTTTTGGAATTGTACACGACAAAGGTACTTACGACGCCATCAGCTTATGCCCAGACAATCCCAAGGAGAAACGGGAAGCTTACCTTCGTaccattcaaaaaattatggataAGAACAGTGTATTTATTATAACTTCATGCAATTGGACCGAAGATGAGCTTCTAATTAGTTTTGGGGATATGTTCCTAAAGAAGTGTACAATTCCAACACCATCATTTAAATTTGGAGGGAAAGTCGGTAGTGTGGTCACTTCCAtcgtttttacaaaaaaataa
- the LOC129242908 gene encoding ATP-dependent RNA helicase p62-like, translated as MPQRRIGNRRENGRGGSGGGSAGVGNMRDGGRGRGGGGRGRDDGVRSGRIEKRYDDRGRRGGGGGGGNGNNNDFAGLRNINWSDVRLPPFQKNFYQEHAKTRNRPLHEVERYRTAHQITVRGPAPNPIQYFDEACFPDYCLNEIRRQRYTEPTAIQAQAWPIAMSGCNLVGIAKTGSGKTLAFILPAIVHINNQPPLQRGEGPIALVLAPTRELAQQIQTVANDFGSSVYVRNTCIFGGAPKGKQANDLERGVEIVIATPGRLLDFLAGSVTNLRRCTYLVLDEADRMLDMGFEPQIRKILGQIRPDRQILMWSATWPKEVRQLAEDFLGSYIQVNIGSLELSANHNIRQYVDVCNEHDKGTKLKDLLSHIYDQSHAPGKIIIFVATKKKVDELSRFINGFGVRVGSIHGDKSQVDRDNVLAEFRSGRSNILVATDVAARGLDVDGIKYVINFDFPQSSEDYIHRIGRTGRKHSTGTSYAFFTRKNAKCARALIDILREANQNVNPELEYIARSAGTGGGRSRGGRGSGGGGGGHSMGSNRRGGGGNAFSSGGMGGNSGSGYGNGYRGSAIMGANSSGGGGYSSGYSNGSLSASGPRSRDYNSRH; from the exons ATGCCACAACGCCGAATTGGAAATCGTCGAGAAAATGGTAGAGGTGGTAGTGGAGGCGGTAGTGCTGGAGTTGGCAATATGCGAGATGGTGGGCGTGGCAGAGGCGGAGGTGGTAGAGGGCGCGACGATGGTGTGCGTTCTGGACGTATAGAGAAGCGCTATGACGATCGTGGTCGTCGGGGTGGTGGTGGAGGTGGGGGCAACGGTAACAACAATGATTTTGCCG GACTACGCAACATAAACTGGTCCGACGTACGCCTGCCGCCTTTCCAGAAAAACTTTTACCAAGAGCATGCAAAAACGCGCAATCGCCCACTACACGAAGTAGAAAGGTACCGCACAGCTCATCAAATAACAGTTCGTGGCCCAGCGCCCAATCCCATACAATACTTCGACGAAGCTTGCTTCCCCGACTATTGCCTAAACGAAATCAGACGTCAGCGCTATACAGAACCAACGGCTATACAAGCACAAGCATGGCCAATCGCAATGAGCGGATGCAATCTCGTCGGCATCGCTAAGACAGGCTCTGGCAAAACTCTTGCTTTCATTCTCCCTGCTATAGTACACATTAATAATCAACCGCCATTGCAACGCGGTGAAGGCCCGATTGCATTGGTCTTGGCACCAACGCGAGAATTAGCACAGCAGATACAAACGGTGGCGAATGATTTTGGTTCGAGTGTTTACGTTCGAAATACTTGTATATTTGGTGGTGCTCCGAAAGGCAAACAAGCAAACGATTTGGAACGTGGTGTGGAAATTGTAATTGCAACTCCCGGACGATTGTTAGATTTTTTAGCTGGTAGTGTTACAAATTTACGCCGTTGTACCTACTTAGTTTTGGATGAAGCTGACCGTATGCTGGATATGGGATTTGAACCACAAATACGGAAAATACTCGGACAAATACGACCGGATAGACAGATTCTTATGTGGAGCGCCACTTGGCCAAAAGAGGTGCGGCAATTGGCTGAAGATTTTCTCGGCTCATATATACAG GTAAACATTGGTTCGTTGGAGTTATCCGCAAATCACAATATACGCCAATATGTTGATGTTTGCAACGAACATGATAAAGGCACAAAGTTAAAAGATTTGCTCTCTCACATTTATGATCAGTCACATGCTCCtggtaaaattattatatttgtagCTACAAAGAAGAAAGTGGACGAGTTGTCACGATTTATCAATGGCTTTGGTGTGCGAGTGGGTTCCATACATGGCGATAAATCTCAAGTTGATCGTGACAATGTGTTGGCCGAATTTCGCAGCGGTCGCTCAAACATTCTGGTGGCCACAGATGTCGCAGCCCGTGGCTTGGATGTGGATGGTATCAAGTATGTTATAAACTTTGACTTTCCACAATCGTCCGAGGATTATATACATCGAATCGGTCGCACTGGACGTAAACATTCCACCGGAACGTCATATGCATTTTTCACGCGCAAGAATGCCAAGTGTGCGCGTGCTTTGATCGATATACTGCGGGAAGCCAATCAAAATGTGAATCCAGAATTAGAGTACATTGCGCGCAGCGCTGGTACGGGTGGTGGACGCAGTCGCGGCGGTCGAGGAagtggtggtggcggtggtggcCACAGCATGGGATCTAATAGACGCGGTGGTGGTGGTAATGCATTTAGCTCTGGTGGTATGGGTGGAAACTCTGGTTCTGGTTATGGTAATGGCTATCGTGGTAGTGCGATTATGGGAGCCAACagtagtggtggtggtggatATAGTAGTGGTTATTCGAATGGCAGTCTATCCGCCAGCGGCCCGAGATCGCGTGACTACAACTCCCGGCATTAA